Proteins encoded in a region of the Streptomyces liliiviolaceus genome:
- a CDS encoding SWF or SNF family helicase, which translates to MSDPYENTPERVFAALPPAQGRGFAQSWWGQAWLKALEDSTLDLKQLKTGRRLARAGAVGAVSVRPGRVTAVVNDRDHTAHRADVLLPELSEEQWDRFLGMAVERAGHIAALLDREMPPHLVEDAASAGVELLPGLGDLEAECGCDAWDHCGHTAALCYQVARLLDQDPFVLLLLRGRGERELLDALQLRSVSQAETVVVRQETHAGVDAAEAYAAGEILPPLPEAPEVPAEPGLPPSLDTETEPAPGVDPSALEFLAARAAGEAHRLLVDALRAGHEQRVAEAELTAAQDAVRLASGGPEVPVAARLAEGSGRDREGLALAVRSWEYGGAAALDVLETDRPAEAETLARARAALESAWEEGERPVLRASRSRWTVVGGQSQLRLGPDGRWWPFRKERGRWAPVGPASQDPATALALADGLE; encoded by the coding sequence ATGAGCGATCCGTACGAGAACACTCCGGAGCGCGTTTTCGCCGCCCTGCCGCCCGCCCAGGGCCGGGGCTTCGCCCAGAGCTGGTGGGGGCAGGCCTGGCTCAAGGCGCTGGAGGACTCCACCCTGGACCTGAAGCAGCTGAAGACGGGCCGCCGGCTCGCGCGCGCGGGAGCCGTGGGCGCCGTGTCGGTACGCCCCGGGCGCGTCACCGCCGTGGTCAACGACCGCGACCACACGGCTCATCGCGCGGACGTCCTGCTCCCGGAACTGTCCGAGGAGCAGTGGGACCGGTTCCTGGGCATGGCGGTCGAACGGGCGGGGCACATCGCGGCACTGCTCGACCGCGAGATGCCGCCCCATCTGGTCGAGGACGCGGCGTCCGCCGGTGTCGAACTCCTGCCGGGCCTGGGTGATCTGGAGGCGGAGTGCGGCTGCGACGCGTGGGACCACTGCGGTCACACCGCCGCGCTCTGCTACCAGGTGGCGCGCCTGCTCGACCAGGACCCTTTCGTGCTGCTCCTCCTGCGCGGGCGCGGCGAGCGCGAACTCCTCGACGCGTTGCAGCTGCGCAGCGTCTCCCAGGCCGAGACCGTCGTGGTGCGGCAGGAGACGCACGCAGGCGTGGACGCCGCCGAGGCGTACGCGGCCGGGGAGATCCTGCCGCCGCTGCCCGAGGCGCCCGAGGTGCCCGCGGAACCGGGCCTGCCGCCGTCGCTGGACACGGAGACCGAGCCCGCGCCCGGTGTCGATCCGTCCGCCCTGGAGTTCCTGGCGGCGCGGGCCGCCGGCGAGGCGCACCGGCTGCTTGTCGACGCGCTCAGGGCGGGCCACGAACAGCGCGTCGCCGAGGCCGAACTGACGGCCGCGCAGGATGCCGTGCGGCTGGCCTCGGGCGGTCCCGAGGTCCCGGTGGCCGCCCGGCTCGCCGAGGGCTCGGGGCGCGACCGCGAAGGCCTGGCGCTCGCGGTCCGCTCCTGGGAGTACGGGGGTGCGGCCGCTCTCGACGTACTGGAGACGGACCGGCCGGCGGAGGCGGAAACGCTCGCACGCGCGCGTGCCGCTCTGGAGTCGGCCTGGGAGGAGGGCGAGCGGCCCGTCCTGCGCGCGTCCCGGAGTCGCTGGACCGTAGTCGGCGGACAGAGCCAGCTCCGGCTGGGGCCGGACGGACGCTGGTGGCCGTTCCGCAAGGAACGGGGCCGCTGGGCTCCCGTCGGCCCGGCCTCCCAGGACCCGGCGACGGCCCTGGCCCTGGCCGACGGGCTGGAGTGA
- the xylA gene encoding xylose isomerase yields MNYQPTPEDRFTFGLWTVGWQGRDPFGDATRAALDPVESVQRLSELGAHGVTFHDDDLIPFGSSETERESHIKRFRQALDATGMAVPMATTNLFTHPVFKDGAFTANDRDVRRYALRKTIRNIDLAVELGAQTYVAWGGREGAESGAAKDVRVALDRMKEAFDLLGEYVTSQGYDLRFAIEPKPNEPRGDILLPTVGHALAFIERLERPELYGVNPEVGHEQMAGLNFTHGIAQALWAGKLFHIDLNGQSGIKYDQDLRFGAGDLRSAFWLVDLLETAGYAGPRHFDFKPPRTEDYDGVWDSAAGCMRNYLILKERTAAFRADPEVQEALRASRLDELAQPTAADGLQALLADSSSFEGFDAEAAAARGMAFERLDQLAMDHLLGARG; encoded by the coding sequence ATGAACTACCAGCCCACCCCCGAGGACAGGTTCACCTTCGGCCTGTGGACCGTCGGCTGGCAGGGAAGGGACCCGTTCGGCGACGCCACCCGGGCCGCCCTCGACCCGGTCGAATCGGTACAGCGCCTGTCGGAACTCGGCGCCCACGGAGTGACCTTCCACGACGACGACCTGATCCCCTTCGGCTCCTCGGAGACCGAGCGCGAGTCCCACATCAAGCGCTTCCGGCAGGCTCTCGACGCGACCGGTATGGCCGTGCCGATGGCCACCACGAACCTCTTCACGCACCCCGTCTTCAAGGACGGCGCCTTCACCGCCAACGACCGCGACGTGCGCCGCTACGCGCTGCGCAAGACGATCCGCAACATCGACCTGGCGGTCGAGCTGGGCGCCCAGACCTACGTGGCCTGGGGCGGCCGTGAGGGCGCCGAGTCCGGCGCCGCGAAGGACGTCCGCGTCGCACTCGACCGCATGAAGGAGGCCTTCGACCTCCTCGGCGAGTACGTCACCTCCCAGGGCTACGATCTGCGCTTCGCGATCGAGCCCAAGCCGAACGAGCCCCGCGGCGACATCCTCCTGCCGACCGTCGGTCACGCGCTGGCCTTCATCGAGCGCCTCGAACGCCCGGAGCTGTACGGCGTCAACCCCGAAGTGGGCCACGAGCAGATGGCCGGGCTGAACTTCACGCACGGCATCGCCCAGGCCCTGTGGGCGGGCAAGCTCTTCCACATCGACCTCAACGGCCAGTCCGGCATCAAGTACGACCAGGACCTGCGCTTCGGAGCGGGCGATCTGCGCTCCGCCTTCTGGCTGGTCGACCTCCTGGAGACGGCCGGTTACGCCGGTCCGAGGCACTTCGACTTCAAGCCGCCGCGGACCGAGGACTACGACGGCGTGTGGGACTCGGCCGCGGGCTGCATGCGCAACTACCTGATCCTGAAGGAGCGGACCGCAGCCTTCCGGGCCGACCCCGAGGTCCAGGAAGCCCTGCGGGCCTCGCGCCTGGACGAACTCGCGCAGCCCACCGCCGCGGACGGCCTCCAGGCGCTGCTCGCTGACAGCTCCTCCTTCGAGGGCTTCGACGCCGAGGCGGCCGCCGCGCGCGGGATGGCCTTCGAGCGTCTCGACCAGCTGGCCATGGACCACCTGCTGGGCGCCCGCGGCTGA
- a CDS encoding ROK family transcriptional regulator, translated as MTAPLHEAHPSSPGRRLPDTQQGMRRRNLARVLHTVNAEGPLSRAAVASRIGLTRAAVSTLVDELIRSGLLDELGPERPGRVGRPGSALALSGRGPAGIGAEIGVDHLAVCAVDLRGKVRARVVRHGTNRGRAPEPVLGELTALVRQIVAEAGREGLWPAGLAVAVPGLVARDARTVVRAPNLGWLDTDLAPLLPDVLPLTVDNEANFGGLAELWLNEEAPRDFLHVSAEIGIGGAVVVDGRLLRGTRGFAGELGHVPVRPEGPACACGGRGCLEQYAGEEAVLRAAGLEPDGDRVGLLAEHAAGGDKNVRRALRDAGTALGIALTGAVNLLDPEAVVLGGALSGLAPWLLPSLERELARRTAGPACAVSVSRLGPEGPLLGAAHSVVRAVLDDPAAVGGGA; from the coding sequence ATGACCGCACCGCTCCACGAGGCCCACCCCAGCAGTCCCGGCCGGCGACTGCCCGATACCCAACAGGGCATGCGCCGCCGCAACCTCGCACGGGTGCTGCACACCGTGAACGCCGAGGGGCCGCTCTCGCGTGCCGCCGTCGCCTCGCGGATCGGGCTGACGCGGGCGGCCGTGTCGACCCTCGTGGACGAGCTGATCCGCTCCGGGCTCCTCGACGAACTGGGCCCCGAGCGGCCGGGGCGGGTGGGGCGGCCCGGTTCGGCGCTGGCCCTGAGCGGACGCGGTCCGGCGGGGATCGGTGCGGAGATCGGCGTCGACCATCTCGCCGTGTGCGCGGTCGATCTGCGGGGCAAGGTGCGCGCGCGGGTGGTGCGGCACGGCACCAACCGCGGTCGCGCTCCCGAGCCCGTACTGGGTGAACTGACGGCGCTGGTACGCCAGATCGTCGCCGAGGCGGGCCGGGAGGGGCTGTGGCCCGCGGGTCTCGCCGTCGCCGTACCCGGTCTGGTGGCGCGTGACGCCCGGACCGTGGTGCGCGCCCCGAACCTCGGCTGGCTCGACACGGACCTCGCTCCCCTGCTGCCGGACGTACTGCCACTGACCGTCGACAACGAGGCGAACTTCGGCGGGCTCGCCGAACTCTGGCTCAACGAGGAGGCACCGCGCGACTTTCTGCATGTCTCCGCGGAGATCGGCATCGGTGGAGCCGTGGTCGTGGACGGGCGGCTGCTGCGCGGGACGCGTGGTTTCGCGGGCGAGTTGGGGCATGTGCCGGTACGCCCCGAGGGACCCGCGTGCGCCTGCGGCGGGCGCGGCTGTCTTGAGCAGTACGCCGGCGAGGAGGCCGTGCTGCGCGCGGCCGGCCTGGAACCGGACGGGGACCGGGTCGGGCTGCTGGCCGAGCACGCCGCGGGAGGCGACAAGAACGTACGGCGTGCCTTGCGCGACGCCGGTACCGCGCTGGGCATCGCGCTGACGGGCGCGGTCAATCTGCTGGACCCGGAGGCCGTCGTGCTGGGCGGGGCGCTGTCCGGTCTCGCGCCATGGCTGCTGCCTTCGCTGGAGCGGGAGCTGGCCCGCAGGACGGCGGGTCCCGCCTGCGCGGTGTCGGTCTCCCGGCTCGGCCCGGAAGGTCCGCTGCTGGGCGCCGCGCACTCCGTCGTGCGGGCCGTGCTCGACGATCCGGCGGCGGTGGGCGGCGGGGCGTAG
- a CDS encoding esterase-like activity of phytase family protein, whose product MSPYAAGRRRVHRSVATGVPLAVLAALVVAGPAVGAPSRDARVTGSATLGDLPLGTFSNGLLPGTVADDRGVDLGGIGSDIYPAGRKGEFWTVTDRGPNGQIKVDGVKRRTFPVPGFDPAIVKIRVSGTSVKVLDAIPITTGSGKPVTGLPNQRARDEAPYSYDAKTPLSYDPNGLDTEGIVRSADGSFWIVDEYGPSLVHVSARGKVLTRYVPKGLNLTGAGYPVVEALPAVLLHRKINRGFEGLAQLPGGDLVLAVQSPLSLPDTDAGEESLTARLLRFSPKKRAVTAEYAYRFDPVGTVDPGEDDTSELKISSVVAVGRDELLVEERTDKAARLQVVKLSRGADILGDRWDDSTTSPSLEQLEDPAASGVPVLRKRLVVDLGKVKGVPGKIEGVARVDRDTLALINDNDFGMTDGAEAFDAQGRLVDSEIETTVTYVRLPHGI is encoded by the coding sequence ATGTCCCCGTACGCCGCAGGCCGGCGCCGTGTCCACCGTTCCGTCGCCACGGGAGTGCCGCTCGCCGTGCTGGCCGCTCTCGTGGTGGCGGGTCCCGCGGTCGGCGCGCCCTCGCGGGACGCACGGGTCACTGGATCCGCGACGCTCGGCGATCTCCCTCTGGGCACGTTCAGCAACGGGCTGCTGCCGGGCACGGTGGCCGACGACCGGGGTGTGGACCTCGGCGGCATCGGGAGCGACATCTACCCCGCGGGCCGCAAAGGAGAGTTCTGGACCGTCACCGACCGTGGTCCCAACGGCCAGATCAAGGTGGACGGCGTCAAGCGCCGTACGTTTCCCGTGCCCGGCTTCGACCCTGCGATCGTGAAGATCCGGGTGTCCGGCACGTCGGTGAAGGTGCTGGACGCCATTCCGATAACCACCGGTTCGGGCAAGCCCGTCACCGGCCTTCCCAACCAGCGGGCACGCGACGAGGCCCCGTACTCCTACGACGCGAAGACGCCGCTCTCGTACGACCCGAACGGGCTGGACACCGAAGGGATCGTGCGCTCCGCGGACGGCAGTTTCTGGATCGTCGACGAGTACGGGCCCTCGTTGGTCCACGTCTCCGCGCGCGGGAAGGTGCTCACCCGGTACGTCCCGAAGGGGCTGAACCTGACCGGCGCCGGTTATCCGGTGGTCGAGGCGCTGCCCGCGGTCCTGCTGCACCGGAAGATCAACCGCGGCTTCGAAGGGCTCGCCCAGCTCCCGGGCGGCGACCTGGTGCTGGCCGTGCAGAGCCCGCTGTCCCTGCCGGACACCGACGCGGGCGAGGAGTCCTTGACCGCGCGTCTGCTGCGCTTCTCGCCGAAGAAGCGGGCCGTCACCGCCGAGTACGCGTACCGGTTCGACCCGGTGGGCACGGTCGACCCGGGCGAGGACGACACCTCCGAGCTGAAGATCTCGTCCGTGGTGGCCGTGGGCCGCGACGAGCTGCTGGTCGAGGAGCGCACCGACAAGGCCGCCCGGTTGCAGGTCGTGAAGCTGAGCCGCGGTGCGGACATCCTCGGGGACAGGTGGGACGACAGTACGACGTCGCCGTCCCTTGAGCAGTTGGAGGACCCCGCCGCGTCCGGTGTCCCCGTGCTGCGCAAGCGTCTTGTCGTCGACCTCGGAAAGGTGAAGGGGGTGCCCGGGAAGATCGAGGGCGTCGCGCGCGTGGACCGTGACACGCTCGCGCTGATCAACGACAACGACTTCGGGATGACGGACGGGGCGGAGGCGTTCGACGCCCAGGGGCGCCTGGTGGACAGCGAGATCGAGACCACCGTGACGTACGTCCGCCTGCCGCACGGGATCTGA
- the xylB gene encoding xylulokinase encodes MSAAEGPLVVGVDTSTQSTKALVVDVATGEVVASGQAPHTVSSGAGRESDPLQWWDALREALHQCGDAAREAAAVSVAGQQHGLVTLDAQGAPVRPALLWNDVRSAPQAGRLVEELGGPKAWAERTGSVPGPSITVTKWAWLAEHEPESVRATASVRLPHDYLTGLLTGLGTTDRGDASGTGWWASGTEAYDEEVLGHVGLDPALLPRVVRPGEVVGTVRDSDDLPFAKGTLVAPGTGDNAAAALGLGLRPGTAVLSLGTSGTVYAVSTRRPADPTGTVAGFADARGDWLPLACTLNCTLAVDRVAALLGIDREAVEPGTSVTLLPYLDGERTPALPHASGLLHGLRHDTTRGQLLQAAYDGAVHSLLGALDLVLDEDADRSAPLLLIGGGARGKAWQETVRRLSGRAVQVPEAKELVALGAAAQAAGVLTGEDPAAVARRWNTARGPILDAGERDEAALARIAGVISDAAPLLEREADQR; translated from the coding sequence ATGTCAGCAGCCGAGGGTCCGCTCGTCGTCGGCGTGGACACGTCCACCCAATCCACCAAGGCACTCGTCGTGGACGTGGCCACCGGCGAAGTGGTGGCCAGCGGTCAGGCGCCGCACACCGTGTCCTCCGGAGCGGGCCGCGAGAGCGATCCGCTCCAGTGGTGGGACGCGCTGCGCGAGGCGCTGCACCAGTGCGGGGACGCGGCACGCGAGGCGGCGGCGGTGTCCGTCGCCGGTCAGCAGCACGGGCTCGTCACCCTCGACGCGCAGGGCGCCCCGGTGCGCCCCGCCCTCCTGTGGAACGACGTGCGGTCGGCGCCGCAGGCCGGCCGCCTCGTGGAGGAGCTGGGCGGGCCCAAGGCGTGGGCCGAGCGCACCGGCAGCGTCCCGGGTCCGTCCATCACCGTCACCAAATGGGCGTGGCTCGCCGAGCACGAGCCCGAGTCCGTCCGCGCCACCGCGTCGGTGCGGCTGCCCCACGACTACCTCACCGGGCTCCTCACCGGGCTGGGCACGACCGACCGTGGCGACGCCTCGGGTACGGGCTGGTGGGCGTCCGGGACGGAGGCGTACGACGAGGAGGTCCTCGGCCACGTGGGGCTCGACCCCGCCCTGCTGCCCCGGGTGGTCCGGCCCGGCGAGGTCGTCGGAACCGTCCGCGACTCCGATGACCTGCCCTTCGCCAAGGGCACGCTGGTCGCCCCCGGCACCGGTGACAACGCCGCTGCCGCGCTGGGCCTCGGCCTGCGCCCGGGCACCGCTGTGCTCAGCCTCGGCACGTCCGGCACGGTGTACGCGGTGTCGACGAGGCGGCCCGCCGACCCCACCGGCACCGTGGCGGGTTTCGCCGACGCGCGGGGCGACTGGCTGCCGCTGGCCTGCACCCTCAACTGCACGCTCGCGGTGGACCGAGTCGCGGCCCTCCTAGGTATAGACCGCGAGGCCGTCGAGCCGGGTACGAGCGTGACGCTGCTCCCCTACCTGGACGGCGAGCGCACTCCGGCCCTGCCGCACGCCTCGGGCCTGCTGCACGGGCTGCGGCACGACACCACGAGGGGCCAGCTGCTCCAGGCCGCGTACGACGGGGCGGTCCACTCGCTGCTCGGCGCGCTCGACCTGGTGCTCGACGAGGACGCGGACCGTTCGGCGCCGCTCCTGCTCATCGGCGGGGGCGCCCGCGGCAAGGCCTGGCAGGAGACCGTACGACGGCTTTCGGGACGTGCCGTGCAGGTGCCCGAGGCCAAGGAGCTGGTCGCGCTCGGCGCGGCCGCGCAGGCCGCGGGAGTGTTGACCGGCGAGGATCCGGCGGCGGTGGCCCGGCGATGGAACACGGCGCGCGGGCCGATCCTCGACGCCGGGGAACGGGACGAGGCGGCGCTCGCGCGGATCGCCGGGGTAATCTCCGACGCGGCCCCGCTGCTGGAGCGGGAGGCCGATCAGCGCTGA
- a CDS encoding N-acetylmuramoyl-L-alanine amidase: MDRAKYLPAALPSRRRLLQSAALATFSTALLPTPRAGAAPRGLDYPQSEWSPASTSNYTVANRPTSHPVDFVVIHVTQETYANTLAIFQNPKKQVSAHYVVRSADGHIAQMVRERDIAWHAGNWDYNTRSIGIEHEGWVDKPEYFTNALYEESAKLTAAICTKYAIPKDRSHILAHYEVPGSDHTDPGPNWDWTRYIRLVNFA; the protein is encoded by the coding sequence GTGGACCGAGCCAAGTACCTGCCAGCCGCCCTGCCCAGCCGGCGGCGTCTGCTCCAGAGCGCGGCCCTCGCCACGTTCTCCACCGCGCTGCTCCCCACCCCTCGGGCGGGCGCGGCGCCGCGAGGCCTCGACTACCCGCAGTCCGAGTGGTCGCCGGCCAGCACGTCCAACTACACGGTGGCCAACCGCCCGACGAGCCACCCCGTCGACTTCGTCGTCATCCACGTCACACAGGAGACGTACGCGAACACGCTCGCCATCTTCCAGAACCCGAAGAAACAGGTGTCCGCGCACTACGTCGTCAGGTCCGCCGACGGCCACATCGCCCAGATGGTGCGCGAGCGCGACATCGCCTGGCACGCGGGGAACTGGGACTACAACACCCGCAGTATCGGCATCGAGCACGAGGGCTGGGTGGACAAGCCGGAGTACTTCACCAACGCCCTGTACGAGGAGTCGGCGAAACTCACCGCGGCGATCTGCACCAAGTACGCGATCCCCAAGGACCGCTCACACATCCTCGCCCACTACGAAGTACCGGGCAGCGACCACACCGACCCGGGCCCGAACTGGGACTGGACCCGCTACATCAGACTCGTCAACTTCGCCTGA
- a CDS encoding DEAD/DEAH box helicase gives MQRIPAPTPSEISELARCCAVFVPADPARTGSVAFWLPDGEEPPVIGSAGYGFGTGHGSDSGSDHDSGSGFGHGSLEELSVVLPCEGGVELVRVSAVVLPVRTALPVLTRARAAARAHGSTAFWGAAAVLALQFAARGLLLPGLSSGDHDAWRAGPLGSRDLERIRELAAAMPPHAHAVPVDTTEPLRLPDPEWLLRAFLDAVADTLPRSPAAALAAGGPAFAAAEPQQVPEHRAWAADVAAGHDAGVRISLRVEVPGLASAVSDENRLPFRAVLQLHSVSDPALLADAAEVWSGSAPAFGPRARMDALLALRRAARAWAPLTPLLSATVPDAVELADEEVTELLGEGARSLSAAGVEVHWPRELAHKLTARAVIGPPDDEQAGGGPASDTPSFLSADALLTFSWWFALGDQQLTRQELDQLAEANRPMVRLRDQWVLVDPQEVRRARTQQDRKLTPVDALSAVLTGSTEVDGRRVDVRPTGWLATLRDHLSDPEGQEPVGQPPALAATLRDYQLRGLNWLARMTSLGLGGCLADDMGLGKTITLIALHLHRQTDESAAGPTLVVCPTSLMGNWQREIERFAPGTPVRRFHGARRSLEDLADGEFVLTTYGTMRLDTARLADASWGMVVADEAQHVKNPYSDTARQLRKIDARARVALTGTPVENNLSELWAILDWTTPGLLGRLGTFRNQYAKAVEGGQDPGAADRLARLVRPFLLRRRKSDPGIAPELPPKTETDRAVSLSKEQAGLYEAVVRETLAEIAGADSMARRGLIVKLLTGLKQICNHPAQYLKEDRPKIAGRSGKLELLDELLDTILSEGACVLVFTQYVRMARLIERHLNARGVHSQFLHGGTPVPEREAMVERFQEGEVPVFLLSLKAAGTGLNLTRAEHVVHYDRWWNPAVEAQATDRAYRIGQTRPVQVHRLIAEGTIEDRIADMLLRKRELADAVLGSGESALTELTDAQLADLVELRGGAR, from the coding sequence GTGCAGAGGATTCCTGCCCCCACTCCCTCCGAGATCTCCGAACTGGCGCGCTGCTGCGCTGTCTTCGTCCCCGCCGATCCGGCCCGCACGGGCAGCGTCGCCTTCTGGCTGCCCGACGGCGAGGAACCTCCGGTCATCGGTTCCGCCGGTTACGGATTCGGCACCGGTCACGGATCCGACTCCGGTTCCGATCACGACTCCGGTTCAGGCTTCGGGCACGGCTCCCTGGAGGAGCTGTCCGTCGTCCTTCCCTGCGAGGGCGGGGTCGAGTTGGTGAGGGTGTCGGCCGTCGTCCTGCCGGTGCGGACGGCTCTCCCGGTCCTCACGCGCGCGCGTGCCGCCGCACGTGCCCACGGTTCGACCGCTTTCTGGGGTGCCGCCGCCGTACTGGCGCTGCAGTTCGCCGCGCGCGGACTGCTGCTGCCCGGTCTGAGCTCCGGTGACCACGACGCGTGGCGCGCGGGCCCCCTGGGCTCGCGGGACCTGGAGCGGATCCGTGAGCTGGCCGCCGCGATGCCACCGCACGCCCACGCGGTGCCCGTCGACACGACCGAACCGCTGCGACTGCCCGATCCGGAGTGGCTGCTGCGGGCCTTCCTGGACGCCGTCGCCGACACCCTCCCCCGCTCCCCCGCGGCGGCACTCGCCGCGGGCGGCCCGGCCTTCGCCGCCGCCGAGCCGCAGCAGGTGCCCGAGCATCGCGCGTGGGCGGCCGATGTCGCGGCTGGCCACGACGCCGGCGTACGGATCTCCCTGCGCGTCGAGGTGCCGGGGCTCGCGTCGGCCGTGTCGGACGAGAACCGGTTGCCGTTCCGTGCGGTGCTGCAACTGCACAGTGTCAGCGACCCGGCCCTGCTGGCGGACGCGGCCGAGGTGTGGAGCGGGTCGGCTCCGGCCTTCGGCCCGCGCGCGCGGATGGACGCCCTGCTCGCGCTGCGCCGCGCGGCCCGGGCCTGGGCACCGCTCACGCCGCTGCTGTCGGCGACCGTGCCCGACGCGGTCGAACTCGCCGACGAGGAGGTCACCGAACTCCTGGGTGAGGGGGCGCGATCGCTCTCGGCCGCCGGTGTGGAGGTGCACTGGCCCAGGGAACTGGCGCACAAGCTGACGGCCCGCGCGGTCATCGGCCCACCGGACGACGAGCAGGCCGGCGGCGGCCCGGCCTCGGACACGCCCTCCTTCCTGTCGGCCGACGCTCTTCTGACGTTCTCCTGGTGGTTCGCACTGGGCGACCAGCAGCTGACGCGCCAGGAACTGGACCAGCTCGCCGAGGCGAACCGCCCGATGGTGCGGCTGCGCGACCAGTGGGTCCTCGTCGATCCGCAGGAGGTGCGTCGCGCCCGTACCCAGCAGGACCGCAAGCTGACGCCCGTCGACGCGCTGAGCGCCGTTCTCACGGGCTCCACGGAGGTCGACGGGCGCCGGGTCGACGTACGGCCCACGGGGTGGCTGGCGACGCTGCGGGACCATTTGTCGGATCCGGAGGGGCAGGAGCCGGTCGGACAGCCGCCCGCGCTGGCCGCGACGCTGCGCGACTACCAGCTCCGCGGGCTCAACTGGCTGGCCCGGATGACGTCCTTGGGGCTGGGCGGCTGTCTCGCGGACGACATGGGCCTCGGCAAGACGATCACCCTCATCGCGCTGCATCTGCACCGGCAGACCGACGAGTCCGCGGCGGGTCCCACCCTCGTCGTCTGTCCGACGTCCCTGATGGGCAACTGGCAGCGCGAGATCGAGAGGTTCGCTCCCGGCACCCCCGTCCGCCGCTTCCACGGGGCCCGGCGGAGCCTGGAGGACCTGGCCGACGGCGAGTTCGTCCTCACGACCTACGGCACCATGCGCCTCGACACGGCGCGCCTGGCGGACGCTTCCTGGGGCATGGTCGTCGCGGACGAGGCACAGCACGTGAAGAACCCGTACTCGGACACGGCCCGGCAGTTGCGGAAGATCGACGCACGCGCGCGTGTGGCGCTCACCGGCACGCCGGTGGAGAACAACCTCTCCGAGCTGTGGGCGATCCTCGACTGGACGACACCGGGTCTGCTGGGCCGGCTCGGCACGTTCCGCAACCAGTACGCGAAGGCCGTCGAGGGCGGGCAGGATCCGGGGGCGGCGGACCGGCTCGCCCGGCTCGTGCGGCCGTTCCTCCTGCGCCGCCGCAAGTCCGATCCCGGCATCGCACCGGAGCTGCCGCCGAAGACGGAGACCGACCGCGCGGTATCCCTCTCCAAGGAACAGGCGGGCCTGTACGAGGCCGTGGTCCGCGAGACCCTCGCGGAGATCGCGGGCGCCGACAGCATGGCGCGGCGCGGACTGATCGTGAAGCTGCTCACGGGGCTGAAGCAGATCTGCAATCACCCGGCGCAGTACCTCAAGGAGGACAGGCCGAAGATCGCCGGGCGCTCCGGAAAACTGGAGCTGCTGGACGAACTGCTCGACACCATCCTCTCCGAGGGGGCATGCGTTCTGGTCTTCACGCAGTACGTGCGCATGGCCCGGCTCATCGAGCGCCATCTCAACGCGCGCGGTGTGCACTCGCAGTTCCTGCACGGAGGTACGCCCGTCCCCGAACGCGAGGCCATGGTCGAGCGTTTCCAGGAGGGCGAAGTACCCGTCTTCCTGTTGTCGTTGAAGGCCGCGGGCACGGGCCTGAACCTGACGCGGGCCGAGCATGTCGTGCACTACGACCGCTGGTGGAACCCTGCCGTCGAGGCCCAGGCCACCGACCGCGCGTACCGCATCGGCCAGACGCGGCCGGTGCAGGTGCACCGGTTGATCGCCGAGGGGACGATCGAGGACCGCATCGCGGACATGCTGCTGCGCAAGCGGGAGTTGGCGGACGCGGTGCTCGGATCCGGGGAGTCGGCCCTCACCGAACTCACCGACGCGCAACTGGCCGACCTGGTGGAACTGCGAGGAGGCGCCCGATGA